From Candidatus Polarisedimenticolaceae bacterium:
ACGTCGCGCGGCAAGACGCTCGGATCGTCGGGGAGCCCTCGCGAGAACGCGAACCCCGCCGAGGTAGTCGCAAGCGCCTCGAAGCCGAGATTCTCGAGGAAGATCGCGCTCCCTGCGTCCCAGGGATTCGGAATGACGAAACAGCCGTCTTCATGCAGACGGCGAAAGCGTGCGACGGCAGTGGATTGACGACTCGAGGCATCCATTCGGCGGATCCTACACTGTGTTAGGGTGCCCTCAGGTACTGGGGGAGCCACTTGAACGACCGATCGTCGCGGCTGGTCCTGAGGGACCGGCTTCTCACCGAGCTCGTCGAGCCGTCGGCGGCGAGCGCGCCGAGCGCATCGCTCCTCGCGGCCACGGATGACGAAGCTGAGCTGATCCTCGCCGGAGGCGAGAGATGCTGGCTGCTGACAGCCCCGCTCGATCCCGACGCCCTGCGACAACGTGCGAGCGAGATCATCGGAGCGCATCGCCGGGCACCACTTCTGCTCATCGTCGCCGGAGGAGGGTCAGGGTTCGCGAAGGCGCTCAAGTCCGCTATCCCATTCTTCCAGTTGAGCGGCCGAATCATCGCCTATCAGTTCGACGACGATGGTCGGCTTCGAAAGGTCTCCGGTCGAAAGTCGCAGGCGCTTCTGATGGCAGCGCGCAGCCTCCGCGACCGGCTCGCCTCGCTGCACGGCGAGCGCGTGCTCAACCGCGAGCAACTCGACGGGTGGATTCGTGCCGCGCAGGCGGACGCCGAGCAGGAGTCGCGGTTCGTCGCGTCTCTCCGATCTCGCTTTCCGGTGGTTACCGCCGCCATCGGCCTGATCTGCGTCGCCTTCTATGGCCTGACCCTCTATTGGGGAGGCGGTCACTTCCCATCCGCGCTGTGGCATCTCGGCGCCATCGACCACGAGAGGATCATCCAGGGCGAGTGGTGGCGCCTCCTGTCGGCGGCCTTCCTCCACGGAAGCTTCATGCATCTCTTCGTGAACATGCTGGCCCTCGCGAGTTTCGGCGTGTTCCTCGAACGACTTCTCGGCCCTCACCGCTTTCTCGTCCTCTATACGGTGTCGGGAATTGTCGGCTCTCTCGCGAGCGCGCTCATGCGACGCGGCGGGATCGCGGTCGGGGCCTCCGGGGCGATCTGGGGTCTCATGGCGGCCGGTGCTGGCCTCGCATGGAAGCCGCGAGGATTGCTGCCGCCCATGACGCTCGACGTATTCAAGCGCCAAGCCATCACTCCCGTCGCCGTCAACTTCCTGTACTCGTTTCAAAAAGGAATCGACTTCATCGCCCACTTCGGCGGCGGCGCAGCCGGGTTCGCGCTCATGGCCACGGGTGTCCTCACCCGCGGTCTGCGCCCCGAGTTCGCTCAGGATCGAGCTGGCGAGCCAATCGTGCCGGCGCCCGCGCAGACCTGGCGTGTGATGTCGGCCGCTTGCGCGGTCGCTTGCCTCGGCTCCCTCGCCGTCTCCATCGCGATGCTACGGCCATGGGAGCTCGACCACCCGAAGCGCACGCGTCACGTTCTTGAGCCATCGGAGGTCTCGATCGAGCTCCCGTCGTCGATGGATGCGGGGCCGCCCCAGGCGTCGGGCACATGGACGATCTTCCACTGTGGATCGATGCCGCGCGCGCCTTTGACCGTCGAGATCAGACTCCATGACATCTCGGGCCCTCCCGACGTTCAAGAAGCCTTCAAGGTGTTCCAGGACAAGATGCGCAAGCCGCCAATGGAGAGTGCGACGATCGTCGGCGCGCCGCGCATCGAAGAGATCGCCGGCCGGAAGTTCGCTGCGGCGGA
This genomic window contains:
- a CDS encoding rhomboid family intramembrane serine protease; its protein translation is MNDRSSRLVLRDRLLTELVEPSAASAPSASLLAATDDEAELILAGGERCWLLTAPLDPDALRQRASEIIGAHRRAPLLLIVAGGGSGFAKALKSAIPFFQLSGRIIAYQFDDDGRLRKVSGRKSQALLMAARSLRDRLASLHGERVLNREQLDGWIRAAQADAEQESRFVASLRSRFPVVTAAIGLICVAFYGLTLYWGGGHFPSALWHLGAIDHERIIQGEWWRLLSAAFLHGSFMHLFVNMLALASFGVFLERLLGPHRFLVLYTVSGIVGSLASALMRRGGIAVGASGAIWGLMAAGAGLAWKPRGLLPPMTLDVFKRQAITPVAVNFLYSFQKGIDFIAHFGGGAAGFALMATGVLTRGLRPEFAQDRAGEPIVPAPAQTWRVMSAACAVACLGSLAVSIAMLRPWELDHPKRTRHVLEPSEVSIELPSSMDAGPPQASGTWTIFHCGSMPRAPLTVEIRLHDISGPPDVQEAFKVFQDKMRKPPMESATIVGAPRIEEIAGRKFAAADYQIAGRSVVRTLATVAGHHVVILHFEGLEGGEFWDRTTHEIATSVRSPD